A window of Cheilinus undulatus linkage group 1, ASM1832078v1, whole genome shotgun sequence contains these coding sequences:
- the dhcr7 gene encoding 7-dehydrocholesterol reductase isoform X1, whose product MAARLPAGGLLLQTIKSLGYRAFVHLSLFSQSSQDGREVDWFSLISVVGLLCFAPFIVFYFVMACDQYQCSISQPLFDLFQGETTLLSIWDRAPSFTWTAANIYAIWVAFQVFLYMCVPDVTHKFIPGYVGGVQDGARTPAGLINKYEINGLQCWLITHALWFANAQYFHWFSPTIIFDNWIPLMWCTNILGYAVASFAFIKAYYFPTNAEDCKFTGNFFYNYMMGIEFNPRIGEWFDFKLFFNGRPGIVAWTLINLSYMAKQQELYGHVTNSMILVNVLQAIYVLDFFWNEAWYLKTIDICHDHFGWYLGWGDCVWLPYLYTLQGLYLVYHPVQLSNIHALAVLLLGLVGYYIFRSTNHQKDLFRRTEGACSIWGRKPTYIECSYHSADGGLHHSKLMTSGFWGVARHFNYTGDLMGSLAYCATCGFGHILPYFYIVYMTILLVHRCVRDEHRCSSKYGKDWKRYTDTVPYRLIPGVF is encoded by the exons ATGGCAGCACGTCTGCCTGCAGGTGGACTGCTGCTACAAACCATAAAGTCCCTTGGCTACAGGGCATTTGTTCACCTCAGTCTCTTCAGCCAAAGCAGCCAGGACGGCCG GGAGGTGGACTGGTTTTCTCTGATCAGTGTGGTCGGCCTGCTCTGCTTCGCTCCTTTCATCGTCTTCTACTTCGTGATGGCTTGTGATCAGTACCAGTGCTCCATCAGCCAGCCTCTGTTTGACCTGTTTCAAGGTGAGACCACGCTTCTCTCCATCTGGGACCGGGCGCCCTCCTTCACCTGGACAGCTGCAAACATATATGCCATCTGGGTGGCTTTCCAG GTGTTCCTGTATATGTGCGTTCCTGATGTTACTCATAAATTCATTCCTGGTTATGTGGGTGGAGTCCAAGATGGAGCGAGAACTCCTGCAG gtCTGATCAATAAATATGAGATCAATGGGTTGCAGTGTTGGCTGATCACTCACGCTCTTTGGTTTGCCAATGCCCAGTATTTCCACTGGTTTTCTCCCACCATCATATTTGACAACTGGATCCCCCTGATGTGGTGTACTAACATCCTGGGCTACGCTGTGGCCAGCTTTGCTTTTATAAAGGCGTACTACTTCCCAACAAACGCTGAAGACTG taaGTTCACAGGGAACTTTTTCTACAACTACATGATGGGCATTGAGTTCAACCCTCGGATTGGCGAGTGGTTTGACTTCAAGCTTTTCTTTAATGGGCGGCCTGGCATCGTAGCCTGGACTCTGATCAATCTTTCCTACATGGCCAAGCAGCAGGAGCTGTACGGACACGTCACAAACTCAATGATCCTGGTCAACGTGCTGCAG GCTATTTATGTGTTGGATTTCTTCTGGAATGAGGCGTGGTACCTCAAGACCATTGACATCTGCCATGACCACTTCGGATGGTATCTGGGCTGGGGTGACTGTGTGTGGCTGCCATACCTCTACACACTACAG GGTCTGTACCTGGTATACCACCCAGTCCAGCTCTCAAACATCCACGCCCTGGCCGTCCTGTTACTCGGCCTCGTCGGTTACTACATCTTCCGTTCAACCAACCACCAGAAGGATTTGTTCAGACGCACTGAGGGCGCCTGCTCCATCTGGGGCCGGAAACCAACGTACATCGAGTGTTCGTACCACTCCGCTGATGGAGGCCTGCACCACAGCAAGCTCATGACCTCGGGTTTCTGGGGTGTGGCCCGGCACTTCAACTACACCGGTGACCTGATGGGTTCTCTGGCCTACTGTGCCACCTGTGGCTTCGGACACATTCTCCCGTACTTCTACATCGTCTACATGACCATACTGCTGGTCCACCGGTGCGTACGTGATGAGCACCGCTGCAGCAGCAAGTACGGAAAGGACTGGAAACGCTACACGGATACTGTGCCCTACAGGCTGATTCCTGGAGTGTTTTAG
- the dhcr7 gene encoding 7-dehydrocholesterol reductase isoform X2, giving the protein MNGEAAMEATRRRTQPSTNGKTSEHEEQPAQWGRAWEVDWFSLISVVGLLCFAPFIVFYFVMACDQYQCSISQPLFDLFQGETTLLSIWDRAPSFTWTAANIYAIWVAFQVFLYMCVPDVTHKFIPGYVGGVQDGARTPAGLINKYEINGLQCWLITHALWFANAQYFHWFSPTIIFDNWIPLMWCTNILGYAVASFAFIKAYYFPTNAEDCKFTGNFFYNYMMGIEFNPRIGEWFDFKLFFNGRPGIVAWTLINLSYMAKQQELYGHVTNSMILVNVLQAIYVLDFFWNEAWYLKTIDICHDHFGWYLGWGDCVWLPYLYTLQGLYLVYHPVQLSNIHALAVLLLGLVGYYIFRSTNHQKDLFRRTEGACSIWGRKPTYIECSYHSADGGLHHSKLMTSGFWGVARHFNYTGDLMGSLAYCATCGFGHILPYFYIVYMTILLVHRCVRDEHRCSSKYGKDWKRYTDTVPYRLIPGVF; this is encoded by the exons ATGAACGGTGAAGCTGCCATGGAGGCCACCAGGAGACGAACCCAGCCAAGTACCAACGGGAAAACATCTGAGCATGAGGAGCAGCCTGCACAGTGGGGGAGAGCATG GGAGGTGGACTGGTTTTCTCTGATCAGTGTGGTCGGCCTGCTCTGCTTCGCTCCTTTCATCGTCTTCTACTTCGTGATGGCTTGTGATCAGTACCAGTGCTCCATCAGCCAGCCTCTGTTTGACCTGTTTCAAGGTGAGACCACGCTTCTCTCCATCTGGGACCGGGCGCCCTCCTTCACCTGGACAGCTGCAAACATATATGCCATCTGGGTGGCTTTCCAG GTGTTCCTGTATATGTGCGTTCCTGATGTTACTCATAAATTCATTCCTGGTTATGTGGGTGGAGTCCAAGATGGAGCGAGAACTCCTGCAG gtCTGATCAATAAATATGAGATCAATGGGTTGCAGTGTTGGCTGATCACTCACGCTCTTTGGTTTGCCAATGCCCAGTATTTCCACTGGTTTTCTCCCACCATCATATTTGACAACTGGATCCCCCTGATGTGGTGTACTAACATCCTGGGCTACGCTGTGGCCAGCTTTGCTTTTATAAAGGCGTACTACTTCCCAACAAACGCTGAAGACTG taaGTTCACAGGGAACTTTTTCTACAACTACATGATGGGCATTGAGTTCAACCCTCGGATTGGCGAGTGGTTTGACTTCAAGCTTTTCTTTAATGGGCGGCCTGGCATCGTAGCCTGGACTCTGATCAATCTTTCCTACATGGCCAAGCAGCAGGAGCTGTACGGACACGTCACAAACTCAATGATCCTGGTCAACGTGCTGCAG GCTATTTATGTGTTGGATTTCTTCTGGAATGAGGCGTGGTACCTCAAGACCATTGACATCTGCCATGACCACTTCGGATGGTATCTGGGCTGGGGTGACTGTGTGTGGCTGCCATACCTCTACACACTACAG GGTCTGTACCTGGTATACCACCCAGTCCAGCTCTCAAACATCCACGCCCTGGCCGTCCTGTTACTCGGCCTCGTCGGTTACTACATCTTCCGTTCAACCAACCACCAGAAGGATTTGTTCAGACGCACTGAGGGCGCCTGCTCCATCTGGGGCCGGAAACCAACGTACATCGAGTGTTCGTACCACTCCGCTGATGGAGGCCTGCACCACAGCAAGCTCATGACCTCGGGTTTCTGGGGTGTGGCCCGGCACTTCAACTACACCGGTGACCTGATGGGTTCTCTGGCCTACTGTGCCACCTGTGGCTTCGGACACATTCTCCCGTACTTCTACATCGTCTACATGACCATACTGCTGGTCCACCGGTGCGTACGTGATGAGCACCGCTGCAGCAGCAAGTACGGAAAGGACTGGAAACGCTACACGGATACTGTGCCCTACAGGCTGATTCCTGGAGTGTTTTAG